The following proteins are co-located in the Enoplosus armatus isolate fEnoArm2 chromosome 10, fEnoArm2.hap1, whole genome shotgun sequence genome:
- the kctd12b gene encoding BTB/POZ domain-containing protein KCTD12b: protein MALPDSSISGEEVPFPEIIELNVGGQVYITRYSTLTSVPESLLWEMFSRKSAKGLARDTKGRFFVDRDGFLFRYILDYMRDQQLVLPDHFPERGRLQREAEFFNLPELVKLLAPKISKQNSLGDEGCQSDPEDSSPGIDTARTLSSLGAAAAACASLVPGTMDGKRSGFITIGYRGSYTLGRDSHTDAKFRRVARIMVCGKTSLAKEVFGETLNESRDPDRPPERYTSRYYLKFTFLEQAFDKLADAGFHMVACNSTGTCAFAHEQTDDKIWTSYTEYVFYRE from the coding sequence ATGGCTTTACCAGATAGTAGCATATCTGGGGAGGAGGTACCCTTCCCAGAGATCATAGAGCTCAATGTTGGTGGACAGGTGTACATAACCCGCTATTCTACCCTCACAAGTGTGCCAGAATCCCTGCTATGGGAGATGTTCAGTCGAAAGTCAGCCAAAGGACTGGCCAGGGACACCAAGGGTCGCTTCTTTGTGGACCGTGACGGTTTCCTGTTCCGTTACATCCTGGACTACATGCGGGACCAGCAGCTGGTTCTTCCAGACCACTTCCCGGAGCGCGGGCGTctgcagagagaggctgagtTCTTCAACCTGCCCGAGCTTGTCAAGCTACTGGCGCCCAAAATCAGCAAGCAGAACTCCCTTGGCGACGAGGGATGTCAGAGCGACCCAGAGGACTCCTCACCTGGGATTGACACGGCCCGAACCCTCAGCTCCCTCggtgctgccgctgctgcctgTGCCAGCCTGGTGCCCGGTACCATGGATGGCAAACGCTCCGGGTTCATCACCATCGGCTACCGAGGCTCATACACCCTGGGACGTGACAGCCACACCGATGCCAAATTCCGCCGGGTGGCACGGATCATGGTGTGTGGGAAGACCTCTTTGGCCAAAGAGGTGTTTGGGGAGACGCTTAACGAAAGCCGTGACCCTGACCGCCCCCCAGAGCGCTACACATCCCGCTACTATCTCAAGTTCACCTTTCTGGAGCAGGCTTTTGACAAGCTGGCTGATGCAGGCTTCCACATGGTGGCCTGTAATTCCACAGGAACCTGCGCCTTTGCCCATGAGCAGACGGACGACAAGATCTGGACCAGCTACACTGAATATGTGTTCTACCGTGAGTGA
- the znf711 gene encoding zinc finger protein 711 → MDQGGGVLELHTQELKMPHAMIMQDFVAGMGGLAHIDGEHIVVSVPEGMLLSDVMTDEGILLEHELEVEGLETQVVQGLETEVVEGLETEVVESLHADVEGLEAEVVEGLQTQVVELEAQVVEALEGEVEVEGLEAQVVEGLETEVDVEDLEAHVVEGLEEEVEVEGLEAEVVEGLEVDVERLQSQGVETHEMTSEDMVTSEHSVIMPENILGSEVAIEEALDSHHHHVLTSDLIQNSNHHHDDMSDQVFVAELLSEHQDNTLDHQLVSEGLMVTEANSETIIHEELPTEAVPLQTDEDDDARSSSEDYLMISLDEVGEKLDIGDTPLEISTEVMEDKECKEEDGSEVIKVYIFKAEADDDLGGTEVITEDDYQNGHPDLEAASSGRLGVGRDKMVYMAVKNHPKEEEDDEDDSDEDDDDDISNTIDQVKNGASTQFLQIREGLGTNRALKPKAKKKKKGEIRQCQTAVIIGPDGLPLTVYPCHLCGKKFRSRGFLKCHMKNHPDHLLKKKYQCTDCDFTTNKKVSFHNHLESHKLLSHNSERSPEYTEYTRRYHESSPLGSDKLIVKDREPKLHHCKYCDYETAEQGLLNRHLLAVHSKNFAHVCVECAKGFRHPSELKKHMRTHTGEKPYHCPHCDFRCADQSNLKTHIKSKHGADLPFKCSHCPQAYADARELQRHIEMVQGHKTHQCPHCEHKSTNSSDLKRHIISVHTKDFPHQCDVCEKGFHRPSELKKHAETHKGNKVHQCRHCNFNAPDTFTLSRHILSLHTKDLPFKCKRCRRGFRQPAELKKHMKTHSGRKVYQCQYCEYNSTDASGFKRHVISIHTKDYPHRCDYCTKGFRRPSEKSQHIARHHKDMLM, encoded by the exons TTGCAGGCATGGGGGGTCTGGCCCACATTGATGGGGAGCACATTGTGGTGTCTGTGCCCGAGGGTATGCTTCTTTCTGATGTGATGACGGACGAAGGCATCCTCCTGGAGCATGAACTTGAGGTAGAAGGCCTAGAGACTCAGGTGGTTCAAGGTCTGGAGACAGAGGTGGTTGAAGGATTGGAGACAGAAGTGGTGGAGAGCTTACATGCAGATGTAGAGGGCTTGGAGGCAGAAGTGGTTGAAGGGCTGCAGACACAGGTGGTAGAGCTGGAGGCTCAGGTTGTCGAAGCCCTGGAGGGTGAGGTAGAAGTGGAGGGTCTTGAGGCGCAAGTGGTGGAGGGCCTGGAGACTGAGGTAGATGTTGAGGACCTGGAAGCTCACGTTGTCGAGGGCcttgaggaggaggtggaggtggagggtttAGAAGCTGAAGTTGTTGAAGGTCTGGAGGTAGATGTGGAACGTCTGCAATCTCAAGGGGTAGAGACCCATGAAATGACCAGTGAAGACATGGTGACCTCAGAACACAGTGTGATCATGCCTGAGAATATTCTGGGATCTGAGGTTGCGATAGAGGAAGCACTGGACTCCCATCATCACCATGTCCTGACCTCAGACCTCATCCAGAACTCAAACCACCACCATGATGACATGTCAGACCAGGTGTTTGTGGCAGAGCTACTCTCTGAACACCAGGACAACACTCTGGACCACCAGCTTGTGTCAGAAGGCTTAATGGTGACAGAGGCCAACTCCGAGACCATAATCCATGAAGAGCTGCCAACTGAGGCTGTTCCCCTGCAGACAGACGAGGATGATGACGCAAGAAGCAGCTCTGAGGATTACCTCATGATCTCCT TGGATGAGGTGGGAGAGAAGCTGGATATAGGAGACACCCCCCTTGAGATCAGCACTGAGGTAATGGAAGACAAGGAATGTAAAGAGGAGGACGGCTCCGAGGTCATCAAAGTCTACATTTTCAAAGCTGAAGCAGATGACGATTTAG GCGGAACAGAGGTAATAACAGAGGATGATTACCAGAATGGCCATCCTGACCTGGAAGCTGCATCATCAGGCAGACTAGGAGTCGGCCGTGACAAGATGGTCTACATGGCAGTCAAGAACCAtccaaaagaagaagaggatgatgaggatgacagtgatgaggatgacgatgatgacATTA GTAATACCATTGATCAGGTGAAGAATGGAGCATCTACACAGTTTCTGCAAATCCGAGAGGGGCTGGGTACCAACCGTGCCCTCAAAcccaaagcaaagaaaaagaagaaaggagagataCGGCAGTGTCAGACTG CTGTTATCATTGGACCAGATGGCTTGCCTTTGACTGTCTACCCTTGCCATCTTTGTGGAAAGAAGTTTCGCTCACGAGGCTTCCTCAAATGCCACATGAAGAACCACCCGGACCACCTGCTGAAGAAGAAGTACCAGTGTACAGACTGCGACTTTACCACCAACAAGAAGGTCAGTTTCCACAACCACTTGGAGAGTCACAAGCTGCTTAGCCACAACAGTGAGCGCTCTCCAGAATACACTGAGTACACACGGCGCTACCATGAGTCCAGCCCCCTGGGCTCTGACAAGCTCATTGTCAAGGACCGGGAGCCCAAACTGCATCACTGCAAGTACTGCGATTATGAGACAGCTGAACAGGGCCTGCTCAACCGTCACCTGCTGGCTGTGCACAGTAAGAACTTTGCACACGTGTGTGTCGAGTGCGCCAAAGGCTTCCGCCATCCATCAGAGCTGAAGAAACACATGCGGACCCACACAGGTGAGAAGCCCTACCACTGCCCGCACTGCGACTTCCGCTGTGCAGATCAGTCCAACTTAAAGACTCACATCAAGAGCAAGCATGGCGCAGATCTGCCTTTCAAGTGCAGCCACTGTCCTCAAGCCTACGCTGATGCACGGGAACTCCAGCGTCATATAGAGATGGTGCAAGGCCACAAGACCCACCAGTGTCCACACTGTGAGCACAAGAGCACCAACTCCAGTGACCTGAAACGACACATTATCTCTGTTCACACCAAGGACTTCCCCCatcagtgtgatgtgtgtgagaaaggcTTTCATAGGCCGTCAGAGTTGAAGAAACACGCGGAGACACACAAGGGCAACAAGGTGCACCAGTGCCGGCATTGTAACTTCAACGCTCCCGACACCTTCACCTTGAGTCGCCATATCCTGTCCTTGCATACGAAGGACCTCCCCTTTAAGTGCAAGCGCTGCCGGCGAGGCTTTCGGCAGCCCGCTGAGCTGAAGAAGCACATGAAGACGCACAGTGGTAGAAAGGTATATCAGTGCCAGTATTGTGAATATAACAGTACGGACGCTTCTGGCTTCAAACGCCACGTCATCTCCATTCACACCAAGGACTACCCCCATCGCTGCGACTACTGCACCAAGGGCTTTAGGAGGCCTTCAGAAAAGAGCCAGCACATAGCCAGGCATCACAAAGACATGTTGATGTAA